One window of the Podospora pseudocomata strain CBS 415.72m chromosome 7, whole genome shotgun sequence genome contains the following:
- a CDS encoding hypothetical protein (EggNog:ENOG503PG1Z), giving the protein MDSRRPPLNPRDELLQGHGIELAERPQFTEHDTQPGLEVATHSTLEVAPGTGPVPIGSPVTGFEDLKTWEKVGNLSLGYGKVFDNTNSPPPPPIPNYGFGGPLPIPGTEMVTPGMHRPSRPGTAYSSTTSRGGPNGRGQGSVDSGNPFVTGPSLPPLPGEGLDGRRKREMICGVKRQSFWIILATGIFLAVIAIAAGVGVGVSLGNKNSKEAQPPTPSQSTSPSTPVRTLPVPLFNASTVTNPESTNKSELIPADISCPVQNLTLYSSPMTPSNDRKFLLFCGRDYNVVNGATDMYDVRVDTMAECIDSCAKQEGCVGSGWGEQGGKHVCYLKSRLGEPNLAGHWMFAVEDTEFNGGGDLPLPGGT; this is encoded by the exons ATGGATTCACGACGGCCACCGCTGAATCCTCGAGACGAACTGCTTCAAGGCCACGGCATCGAGCTCGCCGAACGTCCACAGTTCACTGAACATGACACCCAGCCCGGCCTTGAGGTTGCCACCCACTCCACGCTTGAAGTGGCTCCAGGCACTGGGCCAGTTCCAATCGGTTCGCCTGTCACAGGCTTTGAGGATCTCAAGACATGGGAGAAGGTAGGAAACCTATCATTGGGATACGGCAAGGTGTTCGACAATACCAACagcccgccgccaccgccaatACCAAACTATGGTTTTGGGGGACCACTGCCGATACCCGGGACGGAAATGGTGACACCGGGGATGCATAGGCCGAGTAGGCCCGGAACAGCATATAGCAGTACGACTTCAAGAGGAGGGCCGAATGGGAGGGGCCAAGGCAGTGTTGATTCGGGCAACCCGTTTGTCACAGGGCCATCGCTGCCACCTTTGCCAGGCGAGGGACTCGacggaagaaggaaaagagagatGATATGCGGAGTCAAACGACAGTCATTTTGGATTATCCTTGCGACTGGGATATTTCTCGCCGTGATAGCGATAGCAGCCGGTGTTGGTGTAGGAGTCTCGTTGGGAAACAAGAACTCCAAGGAAGC acaaccaccaacaccatcacaatctacctcaccatcaacacccgtTCGAACCCTCCCAGTACCCCTTTTCAACGCCTCCACCGTCACGAACCCCGAGTCTACCAACAAGAGCGAGCTAATCCCCGCCGACATATCGTGCCCTGTTCAGAACCTCACTCTCTATTCTTCGCCTATGACCCCGTCAAATGATCGAAAATTTCTACTGTTTTGTGGGAGGGATTACAATGTTGTTAATGGGGCGACGGATATGTATGATGTGAGAGTTGATACCATGGCGGAGTGTATAGATTCGTGTGCCAAACAGGAAGGGTGCGTCGGTTCCGGATGGGGGGAGCAGGGGGGGAAACATGTCTGCTATCTGAAGAGTCGGTTGGGGGAGCCGAATTTGGCGGGACATTGGATGTTTGCGGTGGAGGATACGGAGTTtaatgggggaggggacttGCCTTTGCCTGGTGGGACATGA
- the YBP1 gene encoding YAP1-binding protein 1 (EggNog:ENOG503NXA3; COG:S), whose amino-acid sequence MATTELDRDPSKAITAIRDARPPATDRFTYLTIVESNLSPEVLPTLNEVLQDAGLTQEIGWDLVYNLVSLPGSSSCLETIARLGNPREVILKVLETLELLGEEEGYEADDEAETTKEKKEGGVTKTEKFITLMGMLAILHGRIKTKYPSRFLAQTLQTVLGAYEAGSEEMTAAVINLVHSLSGKRARPPLPSRKSSVNVANLDARGDRGKNAPDPEADDGKEGEAKTEDPDETELQQKLLLSFATCVLERYANGNDLAWAGRLVEFYEPERTVPGRRTLMGAFREEEGLLAKDGIVGNLVALIGDLGLRSCSRTFLKHVCEGPLHENPLAGSEDFESASQVKLSTGGAVCLVAYWVFSSTIFDADHPQPEMNIFPDHYAVLDKFLQDDAHAQIQQSPGTVEALVTIGLWLHANKFVSANPNTPLTNPTTSPEDPTSDFMRYIHLVTLIALFHPKLHVRNAASTLAGQVLHSDPSDDDRLKVLYDLLENCTFASLKARAITWLREELIAAFTAKLHQATAFSTLQALETVQYVVFPNLDFLVEDTNLEEVVEYLVTNAPFLMQAVNLGLFLWSSPEKWNAVLPTNMDATVRQRWFEPLLESIERVQKESKSSDVELGPLEGELAVLKGRLEDLAAKEGFTGGKGV is encoded by the exons ATGGCAACCACCGAACTCGACCGCGACCCCTCCAaagccatcaccgccatccgcGACGCCCGCCCTCCCGCCACCGACCGCTTCACCTATCTCACCATCGTCGAGTCGAACCTCTCCCCAGAGGtcctcccaaccctcaaCGAAGTCCTTCAAGATGCTGGTCTCACGCAAGAAATCGGCTGGGACCTGGTATACAACCTCGTCTCCCTCCCCGGCTCGTCATCATGCCTCGAAACGATCGCGCGCCTTGGCAACCCCCGAGAGGTCATCCTCAAAGTTCTCGAAACACTCGAACTCCtaggcgaagaggagggctACGAAGCAGATGATGAAGCTGAAACCacaaaggagaagaaggagggcggTGTGACAAAAACAGAGAAATTCATCACCCTAATGGGGATGCTGGCGATCCTACACGGAAGAATCAAGACGAAGTATCCATCTCGCTTCCTGGCGCAGACGCTGCAGACGGTGCTGGGGGCTTATGAGGCGGGGAGTGAAGAGATGACGGCTGCGGTGATCAATTTGGTGCATAGTCTgagtgggaagagggcgaggccgCCGTTACCGAGCAGGAAGTCTAGCGTGAATGTGGCCAACTTGGACGCTCGGGGGGATAGGGGGAAGAATGCGCCTGATCCGGAGGCGGatgatgggaaggagggcgaggcaAAGACGGAGGATCCGGATGAGACGGAGCTGCAGCAGAAGCTGTTGTTGAGTTTTGCCACGTGCGTGTTGGAGAGGTACGCGAATGGGAATGATTTGGCGTGGGCGGGGAGGCTAGTTGAGTTTTATGAGCCGGAGAGGACTGtgccggggaggaggacgttgATGGGGGCTTTtagggaggaagaggggttgttggctaAGGATGGGATTGTGGGGAATTTGGTG GCGCTGATTGGAGATCTTGGACTGAGGTCATGCTCCAGGACGTTCTTGAAGCATGTGTGTGAAGGACCTTTACATGAGAATCCGCTGGCTGGCTCAGAAGACTTTGAGTCAGCAAGCCAGGTCAAGCTCTCTACAGGAGGAGCTGTTTGTCTCGTGGCCTACTGGGTCTTCTCGTCGACAATCTTTGACGCCGACCACCCACAGCCAGAGATGAACATCTTCCCAGACCACTATGCCGTCCTGGACAAATTCCTTCAAGATGATGCGCATGCCCAGATTCAACAGTCGCCAGGCACAGTAGAGGCCCTTGTCACAATCGGCCTCTGGCTGCATGCGAACAAGTTTGTCTCGGCGAACCCCAACACACCGCTCACAAATCCTACAACATCTCCAGAAGATCCTACCTCGGATTTTATGCGGTATATTCACCTCGTCACGCTCATCGCGCTATTTCATCCCAAGCTTCACGTTCGCAACGCAGCCAGCACACTGGCTGGGCAGGTACTCCATTCTGATCCATCAGATGATGACCGCTTGAAGGTCTTGTACGATTTGTTGGAGAATTGCACATTCGCCTCGCTCAAAGCGAGAGCGATCACCTGGCTGAGAGAGGAATTGATCGCAGCGTTCACGGCAAAGCTTCACCAAGCAACCGCTTTTTCAACACTGCAGGCTCTGGAAACGGTGCAATATGTGGTCTTTCCAAACCTGGActttttggtggaggataCCAATCTGGAGGAAGTGGTCGAGTATCTGGTGACCAACGCACCATTCCTCATGCAGGCAGTGAACTTGGGATTATTCCTCTGGTCCAGTCCAGAGAAATGGAACGCCGTGCTGCCAACGAACATGGATGCGACGGTCAGGCAGCGCTGGTTTGAGCCGCTGCTAGAAAGCATCGAGAGGGTTCAAAAGGAGAGCAAGAGCTCTGATGTAGAGTTGGGGCCGTTGGAGGGTGAACTGGCCGTgttgaaggggaggttggaggatcTTGCTGCGAAGGAAGGATTCACTGGTGGGAAGGGTGTATGA